From a region of the Osmia lignaria lignaria isolate PbOS001 chromosome 10, iyOsmLign1, whole genome shotgun sequence genome:
- the LOC117611961 gene encoding tRNA (guanosine(18)-2'-O)-methyltransferase TARBP1 isoform X5 encodes MDLHERYMRSTMDFSVFELSETAFKDDPLLLLHRIVKYYNNEIMKDNFDTKKLETFRIVLCYEYQLLFNSKEKNIKVAASDLCFKTIESILFLKKHSQNFTEHPILYDIITLQLILYCNLQCIEEHLMNFQKSNVDVLNNDESKFFYIKILECFLESLQLRHLLYNNADLSILKHFSLLYLKDIITWLEMKENKEWQLFTSIFPKLISTCSSENILPIIWNVILNKLDDFKDLLSALSIIVNVCFSSNFINDVIHTHYKLFYTEQLWLLIIKSLKSPIQQYRKQGLFIMKHITNFMNITNENVLKLKIPSIVPFVCGQKTETKILIKDIKQKFFLILDALEEKQHHLILPALTNLSTLIKEIASILKTIINKGAIKDIEDKLHLESIFTLCWKSTLLSKKNKLYFIAIKDLVGVVINDNFLKLPDVMHFVNNFLDQLLEESNNVPKLKQILLNEMESLNTCYLKNLQEPLVSCCLHGHVLRRDKQIENQAYLYVTQNYRNYYPRHISIIDYNNDNSVRALSIILLYKIINADKEYASMLLPIVLQKLEKFRNKRYFNHSYIHKIKHRIMQILLILQPILNKLDIVILEDCLCNLMLLESNQHSIRLMQEWILIKIFVENIELHYKLWKFFEEGITTRPGCVSSIACIVYHVSRLLPSDSQCDFILMGIKYIAHCCLGQQYSMRLYNQIIFVKLYKMLEQFNCNDTIVQYKGLYDAAIASLKYGNLAINSSKIQDDFYFSVFHAVHDFSLQTIYFELPRLTDMDPSEWITPDLFQILNFKETINHPLQLYNLNTLLSDTKTSSYLMKSTVDKESSVKNSMMDIEELNNIQKKIDPLMPTNISHNDIFSTIRESVSHKRLSDEDGLIVVACLVNRAPNLGGLTRTCEIFNVKELVIANLNQIKDKEFQNLSVSAENWITITEVKPHQLCKFLLDKKEMGWSLVGLEQTVNSVNLINMKFKKKTILVLGNEKDGIPANLISLFDTCIEIPQAGIIRSLNVHVSGAICIWQYSKQHVLI; translated from the exons ATGGATCTACATGAACGTTATATGCGTTCAACAATGGATTTTTCAGTTTTTGAATTATCAGAAACTGCATTTAAAGATGACCCACTGTTGTTATTACATCGTATCGTAAAATATTACAACAATGAAATCATGAAAGATAATTTTGATACGAAAAAATTGGAAACATTTCGAATAGTATTATGTTATGAATATCAGCTTCTATTTAATTCCAAGGAGAAAAATATCAAAGTAGCTGCAAGTGATTTATGTTTTAAAACTATagaaagtattttatttttgaaaaagcaTTCACAAAATTTTACTGAACATCCAATTTTATATGATATTATAACTTTACAATTAATACTTTACTGTAATTTACAATGTATTGAAGAACATTTGATGAATTTTCAAAAGTCAAATGTTGATGTCTTAAACAATGATGAgagtaaatttttttatataaaaattttggaatgtTTCTTAGAATCATTGCAGTTAAGACacttattatataataatgcaGATTTAAGCATATTAAAACACTTCAGTTTGTTGTATTTAAAAGATATAATAACATGgctagaaatgaaagaaaataaagaatggCAATTGTTTActtcaatttttccaaaattaataAGTACTTGTAGCTCTGAAAATATTTTACCAATTATATGGAATGTTATCTTAAATAAATTGGATGATTTTAAGGATTTGCTTAGTGCATTGAGTATTATAGTCAATGTATGTTTTTCatctaattttataaatgatgtAATTCATACAcactataaattattttatacagagCAATTATGGTTATTAATTATAAAGAGCTTAAAATCACCCATACAACAGTATCGTAAACAAGGATTATTTATAATGAAACATATAactaattttatgaatattaccaatgaaaatgttttaaaattaaaaataccttcAATTGTTCCTTTTGTATGTGGTCAGAAAACTGAaacaaagatattaataaaagatattaaacaaaaGTTCTTCCTAATATTAGATGCATTAGAGGAAAAGCAACATCATTTGATATTGCCTGCTTTGACAAATTTATCAACTTTAATAAAAG AAATTGCATCAATTCtaaaaacaattattaataaaggaGCAATAAAAGATATAGAAGATAAATTACATTTAGAATCTATTTTTACCTTATGCTGGAAAAGTACATTGTTAAGTAAAAAGAATAAGTTATACTTTATTGCAATAAAAGATCTTGTAGGAGTtgttataaatgataattttttgaaattacctGATGTTATGCACTTTGTAAATAat ttTCTTGATCAACTACTTGAAGAAAGTAATAATGTGccaaaattaaaacaaattttattaaatgaaatggaGTCATTAAACacatgttatttaaaaaatttacaagaACCATTGGTATCGTGTTGTCTTCATGGACATGTGCTTAGAAGAGATAAACAAATAGAAAATCAGGCCTATCTATATGTCACacaaaattatagaaattactATCCACGACATATATCAATAAT agaTTACAATAATGATAATAGTGTCAGAGCACTctctattatattattatacaagATAATTAATGCAGATAAAGAGTATGCATCCATGTTACTTCCAATTGTTTTACAAAAACTAgaaaaatttagaaacaaaCGTTATTTCAATCATTCTTATATACATAAGATAAAGCATCGAATTATGCAAATCTTATTGATTTTACAGCCAATCCTAAATAAG ttggACATTGTTATATTAGAAGATTGTCTTTGCAATTTAATGCTGTTGGAAAGCAATCAGCATAGTATCAGATTAATGCAAGAGtggatattaataaaaatttttgtagaaaatatagaACTGCATTACAAACTCTGGAAATTTTTTGAAGAg GGTATTACAACACGTCCAGGATGTGTTAGTTCTATAGCGTGTATCGTTTATCATGTTTCAAGGCTTCTTCCTAGCGATTCTCAGTGCGATTTTATTTTAATGGGAATTAAATACATTGCACATTGTTGTTTAGGGCAACAGTATAGTATGCGTCTTTATAACCAG ataatttttgtaaaattgtataaaatgttGGAACAATTTAATTGTAATGACACTATAGTACAATATAAAGGATTATATGATGCTGCAATAGCAAGTTTGAAATATGGAAATTTAGCGATAAATTCAAGTAAAATTCaggatgatttttatttttcagtttttcatGCTGTGCATGACTTTAGTCTACAG ACAATTTATTTTGAACTCCCGCGATTGACTGATATGGATCCAAGTGAATGGATCACTCCAGATTTGTTTCAAATTCTGAACTTCAAAGAAACTATTAATCATCCTCTTCAACTTTATAATTTGAATACATTATTATCAGATACTAAAACATCATCTTATTTGATGAAATCTACag TTGATAAGGAGTCATCTGTAAAAAATtctatgatggatattgaagaattaaataacattCAGAAAAAGATTGATCCTTTAATGCCTACAAATATATCAcataatgatattttttcaacCATTAGAGAATCTGTTTCTCATAAAAGATTATCTGATGAAGATGGTCTTATAGTTGTAGCATGTCTCGTTAATCGAGCTCCAAATTTAGGAGGACTCACCCGTACTTGTGAAATTTTCAATGTTAAAGAATTAGTTATTGCtaatttaaatcaaattaaagaTAAGGAATTTCAGAATCTTAGTGTATCAGCTGAAAATTGGATAACTATTACAGAG GTAAAACCACATCAATTATGTAAATTCTTATTGGATAAAAAAGAGATGGGATGGTCTTTAGTAGGTTTAGAACAAACAGTTAACAGTGTGAATTTgataaatatgaaattcaaaaaGAAGACAATTCTTGTATTAGG AAATGAAAAGGATGGAATTCCTGCTAACTTAATATCTTTGTTTGACACCTGTATAGAAATACCACAAGCTGGTATAATTCGTTCATTAAATGTTCATGTTAGTGGAGCAATATGTATATGGCAATATTCAAAACAGCatgtattaatataa
- the LOC117611961 gene encoding tRNA (guanosine(18)-2'-O)-methyltransferase TARBP1 isoform X3: MHIYVYILKNPRAHWLSIYICSAAYNQQAKYALEEKQHHLILPALTNLSTLIKGNEEHTLCNDCFNTIWLQLIFERILQHENNNIVKQGVLFVCKLYTFINDNQFLKLFVHVLNNTFLYECQSYQDEPDILSSIIILFIHVTEEETEFPKRLLKIMSEETWAPIPIFYVIKVLRTVTSKTLNQWGDDELILVKSLVQKNLNMHSHILRIASQVELIKTICFSIGKVNNLEIVIETLLEFSLEDTLVRESFSWEIVVNWLKEVLIKKHAIDFIKFICEQFSSQDSHVKLSPAKFAVVIAMFYDTGLILQHKTCVVFGILNNWLSILNGINTRPYVNHTYIFYAIEFMSHLFNLNVIKTDETIIQLLSSYFNDSLQFLFKNSKSIPYKFSYEEINKYLIIIVSFLNNKNLILSEKEILNHVERFRSQSIFILQNIKQYTNMHYMYALHILYHTQEILYKHCTLLYVESLLDISNIHMSNNDQDSHVQDQVNTKGKITSNCYLLLAKLLNQFLEKKEIQLWPQNINWFKSTLCLYEMGGNEIVPEIASILKTIINKGAIKDIEDKLHLESIFTLCWKSTLLSKKNKLYFIAIKDLVGVVINDNFLKLPDVMHFVNNFLDQLLEESNNVPKLKQILLNEMESLNTCYLKNLQEPLVSCCLHGHVLRRDKQIENQAYLYVTQNYRNYYPRHISIIDYNNDNSVRALSIILLYKIINADKEYASMLLPIVLQKLEKFRNKRYFNHSYIHKIKHRIMQILLILQPILNKLDIVILEDCLCNLMLLESNQHSIRLMQEWILIKIFVENIELHYKLWKFFEEGITTRPGCVSSIACIVYHVSRLLPSDSQCDFILMGIKYIAHCCLGQQYSMRLYNQIIFVKLYKMLEQFNCNDTIVQYKGLYDAAIASLKYGNLAINSSKIQDDFYFSVFHAVHDFSLQTIYFELPRLTDMDPSEWITPDLFQILNFKETINHPLQLYNLNTLLSDTKTSSYLMKSTVDKESSVKNSMMDIEELNNIQKKIDPLMPTNISHNDIFSTIRESVSHKRLSDEDGLIVVACLVNRAPNLGGLTRTCEIFNVKELVIANLNQIKDKEFQNLSVSAENWITITEVKPHQLCKFLLDKKEMGWSLVGLEQTVNSVNLINMKFKKKTILVLGNEKDGIPANLISLFDTCIEIPQAGIIRSLNVHVSGAICIWQYSKQHVLI; this comes from the exons ATGCATATATATGTTTATATCTTGAAAAACCCACGTGCGCATTGGTTAAGTATTTACATTTGTTCTGCTGCGTATAATCAACAAGCTAAGT ATGCATTAGAGGAAAAGCAACATCATTTGATATTGCCTGCTTTGACAAATTTATCAACTTTAATAAAAGGTAATGAAGAACATACCTTATGTAATGATTGTTTTAACACTATTTGGTTGCAACTGATCTTTGAAAGAATATTGCAGCATGAGAATAATAACATAGTAAAACAGGGAGTATTGTTTGTTTGcaaattatatacttttataaaTGACAATCAGTTTTTGAAACTGTTTGTACATGTTTTAAACAATACATTTCTGTATGAATGCCAATCTTACCAGGATGAACCAGATATACTGAGTAGTatcataatattatttatacatgTAACAGAGGAAGAAACTGAATTTCCCAAAAGACTATTGAAAATAATGAGTGAAGAAACATGGGCTCCTATACCAATATTTTATGTGATAAAAGTTTTGAGAACAGTTACAAGTAAAACATTGAATCAGTGGGGAGATGATGAATTAATTTTAGTTAAATCTCTAGTACAAAAGAATTTAAACATGCATTCCCACATATTAAGAATTGCATCTCAAGTTGAACTTATAAAAACAATTTGTTTTTCTATAGGAAAAGTAAACAATTTGGAAATTGTAATAGAAACattattagaattttctttgGAAGATACGCTTGTAAGGGAATCATTTTCATGGGAAATTGTAGTAAACTGGTTAAAAGAAGTATTAATAAAGAAACATGCAAtagattttatcaaatttatatGTGAACAATTTTCAAGTCAAGATTCACATGTGAAACTAAGTCCGGCAAAGTTTGCTGTTGTAATTGCTATGTTTTATGATACAGGATTGATATTACAACATAAAACATGTGTTGTGTTTGGAATACTAAATAACTGGCTGTCAATACTCAATGGGATAAACACTAGACCTTATGTAaatcatacatatatattttatgcAATAGAATTTATGTcccatttatttaatttaaatgtaataaaaacagaTGAAACTATCATACAACTTTTATCTTCATATTTTAATGATTCAttacaatttttgtttaaaaatagcaAAAGTATACCATATAAATTCAGTTATGAAGAAATCAATAAATATCTTATTataattgtttcatttcttaacaataaaaatttaattttatcagaaaaagaaattttaaatcatGTTGAGAGATTCAGAAGTCAAAGTATATTTATTCTCCAGAATATAAAACAGTATACAAACATGCATTATATGTATGCATTACATATTTTATATCATACTCAAGAGATTTTGTATAAACATTGTACATTACTTTATGTGGAATCTTTATTGGATATATCTAATATTCACATGTCCAATAATGATCAAGATTCACATGTCCAAGATCAAGTAAATACTAAAGGAAAAATAACATCAAATTGTTATTTGTTACTTGCAAAActtttaaatcaatttttggaaaagaaagaaattcaattatGGCCTCAAAATATTAATTGGTTTAAAAGTACTTTGTGTCTTTACGAAATGGGAGGAAATGAAATTGTTCCAGAAATTGCATCAATTCtaaaaacaattattaataaaggaGCAATAAAAGATATAGAAGATAAATTACATTTAGAATCTATTTTTACCTTATGCTGGAAAAGTACATTGTTAAGTAAAAAGAATAAGTTATACTTTATTGCAATAAAAGATCTTGTAGGAGTtgttataaatgataattttttgaaattacctGATGTTATGCACTTTGTAAATAat ttTCTTGATCAACTACTTGAAGAAAGTAATAATGTGccaaaattaaaacaaattttattaaatgaaatggaGTCATTAAACacatgttatttaaaaaatttacaagaACCATTGGTATCGTGTTGTCTTCATGGACATGTGCTTAGAAGAGATAAACAAATAGAAAATCAGGCCTATCTATATGTCACacaaaattatagaaattactATCCACGACATATATCAATAAT agaTTACAATAATGATAATAGTGTCAGAGCACTctctattatattattatacaagATAATTAATGCAGATAAAGAGTATGCATCCATGTTACTTCCAATTGTTTTACAAAAACTAgaaaaatttagaaacaaaCGTTATTTCAATCATTCTTATATACATAAGATAAAGCATCGAATTATGCAAATCTTATTGATTTTACAGCCAATCCTAAATAAG ttggACATTGTTATATTAGAAGATTGTCTTTGCAATTTAATGCTGTTGGAAAGCAATCAGCATAGTATCAGATTAATGCAAGAGtggatattaataaaaatttttgtagaaaatatagaACTGCATTACAAACTCTGGAAATTTTTTGAAGAg GGTATTACAACACGTCCAGGATGTGTTAGTTCTATAGCGTGTATCGTTTATCATGTTTCAAGGCTTCTTCCTAGCGATTCTCAGTGCGATTTTATTTTAATGGGAATTAAATACATTGCACATTGTTGTTTAGGGCAACAGTATAGTATGCGTCTTTATAACCAG ataatttttgtaaaattgtataaaatgttGGAACAATTTAATTGTAATGACACTATAGTACAATATAAAGGATTATATGATGCTGCAATAGCAAGTTTGAAATATGGAAATTTAGCGATAAATTCAAGTAAAATTCaggatgatttttatttttcagtttttcatGCTGTGCATGACTTTAGTCTACAG ACAATTTATTTTGAACTCCCGCGATTGACTGATATGGATCCAAGTGAATGGATCACTCCAGATTTGTTTCAAATTCTGAACTTCAAAGAAACTATTAATCATCCTCTTCAACTTTATAATTTGAATACATTATTATCAGATACTAAAACATCATCTTATTTGATGAAATCTACag TTGATAAGGAGTCATCTGTAAAAAATtctatgatggatattgaagaattaaataacattCAGAAAAAGATTGATCCTTTAATGCCTACAAATATATCAcataatgatattttttcaacCATTAGAGAATCTGTTTCTCATAAAAGATTATCTGATGAAGATGGTCTTATAGTTGTAGCATGTCTCGTTAATCGAGCTCCAAATTTAGGAGGACTCACCCGTACTTGTGAAATTTTCAATGTTAAAGAATTAGTTATTGCtaatttaaatcaaattaaagaTAAGGAATTTCAGAATCTTAGTGTATCAGCTGAAAATTGGATAACTATTACAGAG GTAAAACCACATCAATTATGTAAATTCTTATTGGATAAAAAAGAGATGGGATGGTCTTTAGTAGGTTTAGAACAAACAGTTAACAGTGTGAATTTgataaatatgaaattcaaaaaGAAGACAATTCTTGTATTAGG AAATGAAAAGGATGGAATTCCTGCTAACTTAATATCTTTGTTTGACACCTGTATAGAAATACCACAAGCTGGTATAATTCGTTCATTAAATGTTCATGTTAGTGGAGCAATATGTATATGGCAATATTCAAAACAGCatgtattaatataa
- the LOC117611961 gene encoding uncharacterized protein LOC117611961 isoform X2: MDLHERYMRSTMDFSVFELSETAFKDDPLLLLHRIVKYYNNEIMKDNFDTKKLETFRIVLCYEYQLLFNSKEKNIKVAASDLCFKTIESILFLKKHSQNFTEHPILYDIITLQLILYCNLQCIEEHLMNFQKSNVDVLNNDESKFFYIKILECFLESLQLRHLLYNNADLSILKHFSLLYLKDIITWLEMKENKEWQLFTSIFPKLISTCSSENILPIIWNVILNKLDDFKDLLSALSIIVNVCFSSNFINDVIHTHYKLFYTEQLWLLIIKSLKSPIQQYRKQGLFIMKHITNFMNITNENVLKLKIPSIVPFVCGQKTETKILIKDIKQKFFLILDALEEKQHHLILPALTNLSTLIKGNEEHTLCNDCFNTIWLQLIFERILQHENNNIVKQGVLFVCKLYTFINDNQFLKLFVHVLNNTFLYECQSYQDEPDILSSIIILFIHVTEEETEFPKRLLKIMSEETWAPIPIFYVIKVLRTVTSKTLNQWGDDELILVKSLVQKNLNMHSHILRIASQVELIKTICFSIGKVNNLEIVIETLLEFSLEDTLVRESFSWEIVVNWLKEVLIKKHAIDFIKFICEQFSSQDSHVKLSPAKFAVVIAMFYDTGLILQHKTCVVFGILNNWLSILNGINTRPYFLDQLLEESNNVPKLKQILLNEMESLNTCYLKNLQEPLVSCCLHGHVLRRDKQIENQAYLYVTQNYRNYYPRHISIIDYNNDNSVRALSIILLYKIINADKEYASMLLPIVLQKLEKFRNKRYFNHSYIHKIKHRIMQILLILQPILNKLDIVILEDCLCNLMLLESNQHSIRLMQEWILIKIFVENIELHYKLWKFFEEGITTRPGCVSSIACIVYHVSRLLPSDSQCDFILMGIKYIAHCCLGQQYSMRLYNQIIFVKLYKMLEQFNCNDTIVQYKGLYDAAIASLKYGNLAINSSKIQDDFYFSVFHAVHDFSLQTIYFELPRLTDMDPSEWITPDLFQILNFKETINHPLQLYNLNTLLSDTKTSSYLMKSTVDKESSVKNSMMDIEELNNIQKKIDPLMPTNISHNDIFSTIRESVSHKRLSDEDGLIVVACLVNRAPNLGGLTRTCEIFNVKELVIANLNQIKDKEFQNLSVSAENWITITEVKPHQLCKFLLDKKEMGWSLVGLEQTVNSVNLINMKFKKKTILVLGNEKDGIPANLISLFDTCIEIPQAGIIRSLNVHVSGAICIWQYSKQHVLI, from the exons ATGGATCTACATGAACGTTATATGCGTTCAACAATGGATTTTTCAGTTTTTGAATTATCAGAAACTGCATTTAAAGATGACCCACTGTTGTTATTACATCGTATCGTAAAATATTACAACAATGAAATCATGAAAGATAATTTTGATACGAAAAAATTGGAAACATTTCGAATAGTATTATGTTATGAATATCAGCTTCTATTTAATTCCAAGGAGAAAAATATCAAAGTAGCTGCAAGTGATTTATGTTTTAAAACTATagaaagtattttatttttgaaaaagcaTTCACAAAATTTTACTGAACATCCAATTTTATATGATATTATAACTTTACAATTAATACTTTACTGTAATTTACAATGTATTGAAGAACATTTGATGAATTTTCAAAAGTCAAATGTTGATGTCTTAAACAATGATGAgagtaaatttttttatataaaaattttggaatgtTTCTTAGAATCATTGCAGTTAAGACacttattatataataatgcaGATTTAAGCATATTAAAACACTTCAGTTTGTTGTATTTAAAAGATATAATAACATGgctagaaatgaaagaaaataaagaatggCAATTGTTTActtcaatttttccaaaattaataAGTACTTGTAGCTCTGAAAATATTTTACCAATTATATGGAATGTTATCTTAAATAAATTGGATGATTTTAAGGATTTGCTTAGTGCATTGAGTATTATAGTCAATGTATGTTTTTCatctaattttataaatgatgtAATTCATACAcactataaattattttatacagagCAATTATGGTTATTAATTATAAAGAGCTTAAAATCACCCATACAACAGTATCGTAAACAAGGATTATTTATAATGAAACATATAactaattttatgaatattaccaatgaaaatgttttaaaattaaaaataccttcAATTGTTCCTTTTGTATGTGGTCAGAAAACTGAaacaaagatattaataaaagatattaaacaaaaGTTCTTCCTAATATTAGATGCATTAGAGGAAAAGCAACATCATTTGATATTGCCTGCTTTGACAAATTTATCAACTTTAATAAAAGGTAATGAAGAACATACCTTATGTAATGATTGTTTTAACACTATTTGGTTGCAACTGATCTTTGAAAGAATATTGCAGCATGAGAATAATAACATAGTAAAACAGGGAGTATTGTTTGTTTGcaaattatatacttttataaaTGACAATCAGTTTTTGAAACTGTTTGTACATGTTTTAAACAATACATTTCTGTATGAATGCCAATCTTACCAGGATGAACCAGATATACTGAGTAGTatcataatattatttatacatgTAACAGAGGAAGAAACTGAATTTCCCAAAAGACTATTGAAAATAATGAGTGAAGAAACATGGGCTCCTATACCAATATTTTATGTGATAAAAGTTTTGAGAACAGTTACAAGTAAAACATTGAATCAGTGGGGAGATGATGAATTAATTTTAGTTAAATCTCTAGTACAAAAGAATTTAAACATGCATTCCCACATATTAAGAATTGCATCTCAAGTTGAACTTATAAAAACAATTTGTTTTTCTATAGGAAAAGTAAACAATTTGGAAATTGTAATAGAAACattattagaattttctttgGAAGATACGCTTGTAAGGGAATCATTTTCATGGGAAATTGTAGTAAACTGGTTAAAAGAAGTATTAATAAAGAAACATGCAAtagattttatcaaatttatatGTGAACAATTTTCAAGTCAAGATTCACATGTGAAACTAAGTCCGGCAAAGTTTGCTGTTGTAATTGCTATGTTTTATGATACAGGATTGATATTACAACATAAAACATGTGTTGTGTTTGGAATACTAAATAACTGGCTGTCAATACTCAATGGGATAAACACTAGACCTTAT ttTCTTGATCAACTACTTGAAGAAAGTAATAATGTGccaaaattaaaacaaattttattaaatgaaatggaGTCATTAAACacatgttatttaaaaaatttacaagaACCATTGGTATCGTGTTGTCTTCATGGACATGTGCTTAGAAGAGATAAACAAATAGAAAATCAGGCCTATCTATATGTCACacaaaattatagaaattactATCCACGACATATATCAATAAT agaTTACAATAATGATAATAGTGTCAGAGCACTctctattatattattatacaagATAATTAATGCAGATAAAGAGTATGCATCCATGTTACTTCCAATTGTTTTACAAAAACTAgaaaaatttagaaacaaaCGTTATTTCAATCATTCTTATATACATAAGATAAAGCATCGAATTATGCAAATCTTATTGATTTTACAGCCAATCCTAAATAAG ttggACATTGTTATATTAGAAGATTGTCTTTGCAATTTAATGCTGTTGGAAAGCAATCAGCATAGTATCAGATTAATGCAAGAGtggatattaataaaaatttttgtagaaaatatagaACTGCATTACAAACTCTGGAAATTTTTTGAAGAg GGTATTACAACACGTCCAGGATGTGTTAGTTCTATAGCGTGTATCGTTTATCATGTTTCAAGGCTTCTTCCTAGCGATTCTCAGTGCGATTTTATTTTAATGGGAATTAAATACATTGCACATTGTTGTTTAGGGCAACAGTATAGTATGCGTCTTTATAACCAG ataatttttgtaaaattgtataaaatgttGGAACAATTTAATTGTAATGACACTATAGTACAATATAAAGGATTATATGATGCTGCAATAGCAAGTTTGAAATATGGAAATTTAGCGATAAATTCAAGTAAAATTCaggatgatttttatttttcagtttttcatGCTGTGCATGACTTTAGTCTACAG ACAATTTATTTTGAACTCCCGCGATTGACTGATATGGATCCAAGTGAATGGATCACTCCAGATTTGTTTCAAATTCTGAACTTCAAAGAAACTATTAATCATCCTCTTCAACTTTATAATTTGAATACATTATTATCAGATACTAAAACATCATCTTATTTGATGAAATCTACag TTGATAAGGAGTCATCTGTAAAAAATtctatgatggatattgaagaattaaataacattCAGAAAAAGATTGATCCTTTAATGCCTACAAATATATCAcataatgatattttttcaacCATTAGAGAATCTGTTTCTCATAAAAGATTATCTGATGAAGATGGTCTTATAGTTGTAGCATGTCTCGTTAATCGAGCTCCAAATTTAGGAGGACTCACCCGTACTTGTGAAATTTTCAATGTTAAAGAATTAGTTATTGCtaatttaaatcaaattaaagaTAAGGAATTTCAGAATCTTAGTGTATCAGCTGAAAATTGGATAACTATTACAGAG GTAAAACCACATCAATTATGTAAATTCTTATTGGATAAAAAAGAGATGGGATGGTCTTTAGTAGGTTTAGAACAAACAGTTAACAGTGTGAATTTgataaatatgaaattcaaaaaGAAGACAATTCTTGTATTAGG AAATGAAAAGGATGGAATTCCTGCTAACTTAATATCTTTGTTTGACACCTGTATAGAAATACCACAAGCTGGTATAATTCGTTCATTAAATGTTCATGTTAGTGGAGCAATATGTATATGGCAATATTCAAAACAGCatgtattaatataa